The proteins below come from a single Mya arenaria isolate MELC-2E11 chromosome 8, ASM2691426v1 genomic window:
- the LOC128243655 gene encoding iroquois-class homeodomain protein irx-3-like, with the protein MSFGQSATMVRPLTTQTTSALNLRTSTPKMVYPSARQVTSSSRCCDTGRPVMLDPVTGAAVCSCQLKAGLPAYLARVPSLPETMYGAGTMQQFPPNVVMGTTEATANFFQTNMKSERGADGLKMATSGLHAPYYLEHLVAAHPYNALYPGFDLNSARRKNATRETTSALKAWLFEHRKNPYPTKGEKIMLAIITRMTLTQVSTWFANARRRLKKESKNGDDKDIDFDDIDVEEKSDKSNTTILSESDDGEGNRTSADLSDISDAEDTGPDSILPTACMQRLFSPDQRTDRIADRTTLDKEPSYGCHLGNPCATKSSSSASSKDSKAECARNKTNDDENNVPAKPKIWSISEIISSSGSKK; encoded by the exons ATGTCGTTTGGTCAATCAGCGACCATGGTCCGGCCACTGACCACACAG ACGACGTCAGCGCTGAATCTCCGAACATCAACGCCCAAGATGGTGTACCCAAGTGCACGCCAAGTGACGTCATCATCACGATGTTGTGATACCGGACGTCCGGTGATGCTGGACCCCGTCACCGGTGCGGCAGTCTGCTCATGTCAGCTGAAGGCGGGGCTGCCGGCCTACCTTGCGCGCGTCCCCTCCCTGCCTGAAACAATGTATGGTGCAGGCACCATGCAGCAGTTTCCACCCAACGTTGTCATGGGAACTACAGAAGCCActgctaatttctttcaaacG AACATGAAGAGCGAACGAGGAGCAGACGGCCTCAAGATGGCTACATCTGGTCTGCACGCGCCCTACTATCTGGAACACCTCGTCGCCGCGCACCCATATAACGCACT GTACCCTGGTTTCGATCTGAACAGCGCCCGGCGGAAGAACGCCACACGGGAAACGACGAGCGCCCTGAAGGCGTGGCTGTTCGAGCACCGGAAGAACCCGTACCCAACAAAGGGCGAGAAGATCATGCTGGCCATTATCACACGGATGACCTTGACCCAGGTGTCCACGTGGTTCGCCAACGCCAGAAGGAGGCTGAAGAAGGAGAGCAAGAACGGGGACGACAAGGATATAGACTTTGACGACATTGACGTGGAAG AGAAATCCGACAAGTCGAACACGACCATTCTATCAGAGAGTGACGACGGCGAGGGCAATCGTACTTCCGCCGACTTATCCGACATCTCCGACGCCGAGGACACAGGGCCCGACAGCATCCTGCCGACAGCCTGTATGCAAAGATTGTTTTCCCCGGACCAGAGAACTGATCGCATAGCTGATAGAACTACTTTGGACAAGGAACCTTCTTACGGTTGCCATCTTGGAAATCCTTGCGCAACAAAAAGTAGTTCTTCAGCTTCAAGTAAAGACAGTAAAGCGGAATGTGCGcggaataaaacaaatgacGATGAAAATAATGTTCCAGCAAAGCCAAAAATATGGTCTATCTCTGAAATAATAAGCTCAAGTGGaagcaaaaaataa
- the LOC128244578 gene encoding anillin-like, giving the protein MDSYTEQLIERTRQRRAMLNQKLGKTPDPAPRKRVLEDTTNQPVLTVIDDDDSPKRHCTWETDGKGKPDTPAIKGVKSRMTVLSEERPHFSDVGGDQRENRAGTHVAMDTRPEPAGSPSSRRSRFAKLAQNLDNFECDMSHPTIKKQEEKKPRWQPPKKDDDRPPNHFDAKDRHVSSPQKEYELYQGPKRDRQGSGPGSPAPSPKKTPAPAPPSAPLPTQTTAPAKPPRAQSPVRAQSPARPPLGSPKKSTHTVHLSQPGNTGSPKYAHSVKTVTNHEPVNKRATDTSLGDEPTEKPVTDRLASWKKNTPTKPAAPRDPTDLPLSERFAGWEQRVSQTPKADNTPARRHQQTPRPEQRPAQGPDSGDDISAKPVSDIRASWKEQEAKTIPKREEEPTAYSVGDRMSAWENMTSNNKVSSIKKVDPGTPGPMKPSGTPSKAASWKTNGTPNKGLTPQKSFKDSIEERASQMGRGKGSTSSADGLPPKPPTSSTSRSPQRTPSKAGAFSPTKVPSPQAASPLVRVGSATKTLQQKILNQVQYSKTDKIADKIRQERMAEVNTLNNRYQNGILKDDRTLEQSEVSSADEANVHAPPPPPPPAAGGNKRESVRTKARDDFNKKLQAMGFELSDEGGASYTFDNGPGETQPASASKKPSSIYRLVSKKCTEEEKPVVQQSASSLKKVQFQEHNTSTDTMDETEDDFDPTSEETQSESQESFDDTFDSGSESSIPESYKSASRRMDNQQSPQKRVMQHHQMDDDDVSLSAFVSDSVRRQTVMPQAQDDTASITSEDSMEYQHVRLEGVSHRPQGYGSSISSSEGERGGQDHMDGDSDDEDRQEMDDLLDEALDDITDVEMRNKEPVPQPRKRQSHLYATTSGEMSLQQPNNNEVTMRAKSDGLAYSVSMYRTSRQLGTEVPTVSQRIARNSHWTHESPVEEDIPMPRQLPPELERKTLQDRVKELNELVTQEQNVIMQTSNAINKCCMGDSQFAGSAEQVECNRLLLVACQKRQAYLTEAQRLKETRQLEAPGQQGPKGSLTISDIRLPLKKDFVTKIGTASDTTTHYFVILIRNGPQVITTQMLSTHDPLMRGSLDFPNLIKIHGISSNFNINLEIYSMSVSREHQRDKKKKTPKKHKHQTNMPLESPGGPLAVRTTSFFLITALPITMKSLDKSSFSLERIPFLSPLHGTIYMRLKCMMEQHVEERGFLTMFEDVSGLGSWHRRWCALTGNKLCYWKYPDDETKKDPIGYIDLKRVITEKIGLIPRDICARPHTFELVSVRPPLRGEQDTLVTKTYNTMTTTRFMLSADTKEERIVWCNKINRSLANIRTWHADALRPIRPR; this is encoded by the exons ATGGATTCTTACACAGAG cAACTGATTGAGCGCACACGGCAGCGGCGTGCAATGTTGAACCAGAAGCTGGGTAAGACTCCAGATCCAGCCCCAAGGAAACGAGTGTTGGAAGACACAACTAATCAACCTGTCCTCACAGTGATAGACGATGATG ACTCTCCAAAACGACACTGTACCTGGGAGACAGATGGAAAGGGAAAGCCTGACACCCCAGCAATTAAAGGTGTCAAGTCACGCATGACAGTGCTGTCAGAAGAACGACCTCATTTTTCAG ATGTCGGAGGTGACCAGCGTGAGAATCGAGCAGGCACTCATGTTGCCATGGATACCAGGCCAGAGCCTGCTGGCTCACCTAGTAGCCGGAGATCTCGCTTTGCAAAGCTCGCACAGAACCTTGACAACTTCGAATGTGACATGTCACATCCAACAATAAA AAAACAAGAAGAGAAAAAGCCAAGATGGCAGCCACCAAAGAAAGATGACGACAGGCCACCAAACCATTTTGATGCGAAGGACAGGCATGTTTCCTCGCCACAGAAAGAGTATGAACTGTATCAGGGACCCAAGAGGGACAGACAGGGCTCAGGACCGGGTAGCCCTGCCCCATCACCAAAGAAAACACCTGCCCCCGCCCCACCATCAGCCCCTCTTCCCACCCAGACAACAGCCCCAGCTAAACCACCCAGGGCTCAGTCCCCTGTGCGAGCCCAGTCTCCTGCCAGGCCACCACTGGGCTCCCCTAAGAAGAGCACACACACAGTTCACCTGTCACAACCTGGAAACACAGGCTCACCAAAATATGCACACAGT GTGAAAACAGTAACAAACCATGAGCCGGTGAACAAACGGGCGACCGACACAAGCTTGGGGGATGAACCCACAGAGAAGCCTGTGACAGACAGGCTTGCATCCTGGAAGAAAAACACACCCACCAAGCCTGCTGCCCCAAGGGACCCAACAGATCTGCCCTTGTCAGAGAGATTTGCAG GTTGGGAGCAGAGAGTTTCTCAGACCCCTAAAGCAGACAACACCCCCGCTCGTCGACACCAGCAAACCCCAAGACCGGAGCAGAGACCTGCACAGGGGCCAGATTCTGGGGATGACATATCAGCTAAGCCTGTATCGGATATCCGGGCCAGCTGGAAGGAGCAGGAGGCTAAGACTATTCCTAAACGAGAGGAAGAGCCAACTGCTTACTCTGTCGGGGACAGAATGTCGGCCTGGGAAAACATGACCTCAAATAACAAA GTGAGCTCTATCAAGAAGGTTGATCCAGGCACACCCGGTCCTATGAAACCATCAGGTACCCCAAGTAAAGCGGCCTCCTGGAAGACAAATGGGACCCCTAACAAGGGCCTCACACCACAGAAGAGTTTCAAGGACTCGATCGAGGAGAGAGCCTCACAGATGGGGCGGGGAAAGGGATCAACGAGCAGTGCAGATGGTCTGCCACCTAAACCACCTACCAGCAGTACTTCAAG GTCTCCTCAGCGGACCCCCAGCAAGGCAGGAGCCTTTTCCCCAACAAAGGTCCCAAGTCCCCAGGCGGCCTCGCCACTTGTTCGAGTTGGCAGTGCAACCAAAACACTCCAACAGAAAATCCTCAACCAGGTCCAGTACAGCAAAACAGACAAG ATTGCTGACAAGATCCGCCAAGAGCGAATGGCGGAGGTGAATACTCTCAACAATCGATACCAGAACGGCATTCTCAAGGATGACAGGACACTTGAACAGTCTGAG GTATCAAGTGCAGATGAGGCTAATGTTCATGCCCCACCACCTCCTCCCCCTCCAGCTGCTGGGGGGAACAAGAGAGAGTCTGTCCGTACCAAGGCCAGGGATG ATTTTAACAAGAAGCTACAGGCCATGGGGTTTGAACTTTCAGATGAAGGCGGGGCCAGCTACACATTTGACAATGGTCCAGGTGAGACACAACCAGCATCAGCCAGTAAGAAGCCTTCCAGCATCTACAGACTGGTTTCTAAGAAGTGCACTGAGGAAGAGAAACCAGTGGTGCAGCAGTCTGCGTCCTCATTGAAGAAGGTACAGTTCCAGGAGCACAACACGAGCACGGACACAATGGATGAGACAGAGGATGACTTTGACCCTACGTCTGAGGAGACACAATCTGAGTCCCAAGAGTCGTTTGATGACACATTTGACAGTGGCTCTGAGTCCAGTATACCTGAGTCCTATAAAAGCGCTTCAAGAAGAATGGATAACCAGCAATCTCCTCAAAAACGTGTCATGCAGCACCATCaaatggatgatgatgatgttagcCTTAGTGCCTTCGTTTCGGACTCTGTTCGGCGGCAGACGGTGATGCCACAGGCTCAGGACGACACTGCCAGTATCACCAGTGAGGACAGCATGGAATACCAGCACGTAAGGCTGGAGGGGGTGTCACATCGGCCCCAAGGGTATGGGTCCAGTATCTCTTCTAGCGAGGGTGAGAGGGGTGGGCAGGACCACATGGATGGGGACAGTGATGATGAAGACCGGCAGGAGATGGATGACCTGCTAGATGAAGCCCTGGATGACATCACAGACGTCGAGATGAGGAACAAGGAACCTGTCCCTCAACCA CGCAAACGTCAGAGCCACTTGTACGCCACAACATCGGGAGAGATGAGCCTGCAGCAGCCGAATAACAATGAGGTGACGATGCGGGCCAAGAGTGATGGCCTGGCGTACAGCGTGTCCATGTATCGAACCAGCAG GCAACTGGGAACTGAGGTGCCGACAGTGAGCCAGCGTATAGCCCGGAACAGCCACTGGACTCATGAGTCACCCGTAGAAGAGGACATACCTATGCCACGGCAACTCCCGCCCGAGCTTGAGAGAAAGACACTACAGGACAGAGTCAAG GAGTTGAATGAGCTGGTGACGCAGGAGCAGAATGTCATCATGCAGACAAGTAATGCTATCAACAAGTGCTGCATGGGGGACTCACAGTTTGCTGGATCAGCCGAGCAGGTGGAGTGCAATAGGCTCCTCCTTGTCGCTT GTCAGAAGCGACAAGCGTACCTGACCGAGGCCCAGCGCCTCAAGGAGACAAGACAGCTGGAAGCCCCTGGTCAGCAGGGGCCCAAGGGGTCACTCACCATCAGTGACATACGTCTCCCTCTCAAGAAAGACTTTGTCACCAAGATCGGCACAGCTTCAG acacGACAACACATTACTTTGTAATCCTGATCCGTAACGGCCCCCAGGTGATCACGACCCAGATGTTGTCCACGCACGACCCTTTGATGCGCGGGAGTCTAGACTTCCCCAATCTCATCAAGATCCATGGAATCTcctcaaactttaacataaaccTGGAGATCTACAGCATG TCTGTGTCGCGTGAACACCAGAGGGACAAAAAGAAGAAGACCCCCAAGAAACACAAACACCAGACCAACATGCCAT TGGAAAGCCCAGGTGGTCCCCTGGCAGTGAGGACAACAAGTTTCTTCCTGATAACAGCTCTGCCCATCACCATGAAAAGCCTGGATAAGAGCAGCTTCTCTCTAGAGAGG ATCCCATTCCTGTCGCCACTGCACGGTACGATCTACATGCGTCTGAAGTGTATGATGGAGCAGCATGTGGAAGAGCGGGGCTTCCTCACCATGTTCGAAGATGTGTCTGGGCTCGGGTCCTGGCACAGACGCTGGTGTGCACTCACTGGAAACAAGCTCTGTTACTGGAAATACCCAGATGATGAAACCAAAAAG GACCCCATTGGCTATATTGACCTGAAGCGTGTGATCACTGAGAAGATAGGTCTGATCCCGCGGGACATCTGTGCACGCCCCCACACGTTTGAGCTCGTGTCAGTCCGCCCACCACTACGAGGGGAGCAAGACACACTCGTCACTAAGACGTACAACACCATGACAACCACCAG GTTTATGTTGTCAGCTGACACCAAAGAGGAGCGAATAGTTTGGTGTAACAAGATCAACCGGTCACTCGCCAACATCCGTACCTGGCACGCTGATGCCCTCCGGCCCATCAGACCTCGATAG